In the genome of Raphanus sativus cultivar WK10039 chromosome 9, ASM80110v3, whole genome shotgun sequence, the window CTCTGATCATTTCTTGATGCTAGCTAGGTAGACACTCAATGGAGAGAAGTTGTAACGAACAAGGCGGAGACTCGCTTGGTAACGATTGGAGAACACAGCATGAGCCTGATCTACGAAGAAAGATTATTTTCGCAATGTAAGCCTTATCTTGTAAAAgctttatatgtatatatatatatccgtCTCTTCCGTCACTGATTATTTTGTTGAAATCTCATGCTATGTGTAGAGTGGAAAAGTTGAAGATAAGTTTTCATCAACATAGTGAAAATGATATTAAGAACATGACTTTCAAATTTGAGGATAAAATCTATAGTATGGCCACAGATAAGGTAAactcaaaacacacacaaataagCCGAGAATTAGACCTCACTCAACCTTGTGAAGATACTATtctataatcttttttttttgcctaatGTCTCAGGATGATTACCTGTGGAAACTCAGAAGAAAAGTTCTTGCTCTGAATCAAGGACAATCTCTTTCCACCTCGTTGAACATCCAGAGCAATCTCAACAGTCCTGAATCTTCTTCTGGTTTGCCCACTCATGTTCCTACAACCACCGTTTCTGCAGCTCAGAATCTGAACAGTCAAATGAATGAAGAAGGAGCAGCATCACCAGCAAAGTCACAGAGTTCCAAAACCATGTTCCAGCATCAGATGGATCAGCAGCAAAGTCTGTTAAACCAACCTATCCAGCAGCAGTTGCCACATCATACCTCATTGACTATTATTGAGCAGTCTTCTCCTCAGTCATCCGCTCTCTCTAGTCTACCATCTTCAGGCCAACCAAACTCTCAGATCGCTGTTCCGTCCCACGGACAGAGACAACCAGAACACGAGAACCTCATTAGTCAACTGATGAATAATGGTCAGCAGAATCATCTAACATCACCACAAAACAAAGGGGAGGAGGAGCAAGAACAAACTCCTAGGGTATTATCTACCTCCCAGCAGAACAATATGGCCAGCTTTAATGTGAACGGACCAAGTTTGTTGGGTGCTCAAGGCCAAGAGGTGGAGCAGCAGTCCCAACCAATGATGCCACTCCATCTATCTAGTACCAGTGGTGACTGGCGGGAAGAGACGTATCAGAAGGTAATCTTGGCTCTTAACATCACCAACCATTGTCTTTTAATAGTTTCCAAaactttttaatcatttttttcctGCAGATAAAAGCCCTCAAGGAGAAGTATGCCCTTGTTCTGAGTACATTGTTACAAAAAATTTCTGATAAACTGAGGGAGATGGATTCTCTTTCTCAACAGAACATGCCACTTGATCGCAAGGTAAAAAGGAGCAAATCGACGGTGGAACAACTTCTCGAGTTCTTAAACGTCTGTAAGAGCAGTGTGTCAGAGTTTCACAGAGATAAGTTTAGTCTTTATGAGCGCAACGTATTGGGATTCAACCAGTCTTATCAGATCCAAACTCAGAGGTCAATGCAGCAGCGGCAGCAGAAGCAGCAACAAGTGTCTCAACAAGAGCCACAGACGAACCAGCTTCCAAAGCCAATGGCTTCTCCAGACCACCCCATATCCGTTGAGTCCCCTGTTTCGA includes:
- the LOC108825283 gene encoding LOW QUALITY PROTEIN: probable mediator of RNA polymerase II transcription subunit 15c (The sequence of the model RefSeq protein was modified relative to this genomic sequence to represent the inferred CDS: deleted 2 bases in 1 codon), with the translated sequence MERSCNEQGGDSLGNDWRTQHEPDLRRKIIFAIVEKLKISFHQHSENDIKNMTFKFEDKIYSMATDKDDYLWKLRRKVLALNQGQSLSTSLNIQSNLNSPESSSGLPTHVPTTTVSAAQNLNSQMNEEGAASPAKSQSSKTMFQHQMDQQQSLLNQPIQQQLPHHTSLTIIEQSSPQSSALSSLPSSGQPNSQIAVPSHGQRQPEHENLISQLMNNGQQNHLTSPQNKGEEEQEQTPRVLSTSQQNNMASFNVNGPSLLGAQGQEVEQQSQPMMPLHLSSTSGDWREETYQKIKALKEKYALVLSTLLQKISDKLREMDSLSQQNMPLDRKVKRSKSTVEQLLEFLNVCKSSVSEFHRDKFSLYERNVLGFNQSYQIQTQRSMQQRQQKQQQVSQQEPQTNQLPKPMASPDHPISVESPVSNDNRIQTESDQEHPPLVTLQREPVSERPIDRLMKAIQSSSPESLAQSVNEMRSVISWTDRFAGSVHSVGGFRALLGEDLSERTRLRVQQGDTNPTKRFKRSVTAIPLDSKVNKIEPSYVLLQEIFEINGRLVETVVSICNEDVCPSEVTSGLTVVTCSYVPVALSAAFKALYSSGRIVSLSKLTFTSALTQLLMSLMFDMMQSQIQPLRLLVPESYPCSPIIVEKVLFDAPSVHKRIYPREDLSARARTRFGLSMKEYSEPMSLKEIAKVWDECARATVLEYAERHGGGTFSSKYGSWESVLAKSFMSPQYSS